The Deltaproteobacteria bacterium sequence GCTGAGCATATACCGAGCTGATAATCGAGACACGGTCTTACCCGATTTCTGAATTCCGCAGGACTGCATGTGCAGAGTGGGAAAAGACGACGTATAAATCTTACCGTCTCCCTTGCCTTCTGTGCAGACGAATAAGGGCCGAAATAGCGGCTGCCATCCTTCTTAATCTGCCTTGTTATAAAAATCCTTGGAAATTTTTCTGAAAGGGTGAGTTTTATGCTTACACATGTTTTATCGTCTTTTAAGCGGATATTGTAACGAGGCTTGTGTTTTTTAAGAAGGGTGTTTTCAAGTATGATGGCCTCTTTCTCATTGGTTGTAACAATGTATTCTATGTCAACAATTTTTGAGGCAAGAAACTTTACAGTATACCTTGTATCCGCCGTCTCCCGAAAATAGGAGCGAACCCTGCTTCTGATATTCTTTGCCTTGCCGATGTATAAGACCTCGCCCTTATTCCCTTTCATTAAATATACGCCAGGGGATTTAGGGAGGTTTTTAAATTGTTCTTTTGCAGCCATACTCAAAATGTAGCACTTTGCCTTTATGGTTGCAAACTCCTATTTGAAAGGAATATTTGAAAGAAACAGGTGGGATAAAACACTTGACATAATCATAATGTTTTTGGTATTAAAATGGCAATTGATAAGGTTGCAGAAAGGATTGCTATGGAAGAACGGGTTATAAATATTCTGTTGGACATCAAGGCTGATGTCGGCGACCTCAAGAAAGGGCAGAATAGGCTTGAAGGCAGAATGGATAATTTTGAAGGCAGAATGGATAGGCTTGAAACCGATATTTCTGAACTCAAATCCGATGTATCAGAACTCAAAGCCGATATGTCCGAAGTAAAATCAACCGTCAACTCCCTGGCCGATGTGCTGCTTGAGACATCAAGCGAGGTAAAACGGATAAAAGGAAAGAAGATTTGAACGCGCATAAAAAATGCTATAAAGGAGGAAACAAGATGACAAACCGAATCTTATTGATTTTGCGGATTATTGTTCTATCAGTTATCGTCCCTTGTTTTATCGGAAGAGCCATCGCGCTTGCCGAATCCCAGCGTGAGCAACTGAGCCAGATGGTCGAGCAGTTGCAGAAGACGCCGGGCGACAACGCACTGCGCGAGAAAATTATTAGGCTCGCTCAGGAGTTGAAGCCCGCGCCTGCGTTGCCGGAGGAGGCGGAGCGCCATATGGCATATGGCACTGCGGCTTTTACGGCAGCAAAATCGCTTGCTGACTATAAGGAATCAGTCAAAGAATTCGAGCAGGCTATACTCGCCGCGCCGTGGTATGGCGACGCCTATTTAAACCTCGGTGTGGCTCAGGACAAGGCGGAGAATTATGAGGCGGCGTTACGCAGCCTCAAACTCGCTCTACTGGCTTTACCGGATGACAAGCAGATCAAGGGGCTGCTTTACCAGGTCGAATATCGGAATAAAAAGGCGCAGGCAACACCCAAACCCGGCGAGAGTTTCCGTGACTGCACCGATTGTCCCGAGATGGTCATTATCCCGCCGGGCAGCCTTGCGATGGGCAAGACCGAAGTCACGCAAGGGCAATGGCGCGCGGTGATGGGCAATAACCCCAGCAGTTTCAAAAACTGCGGCGACAACTGTCCGGTGGAGAACGTGAGCTGGAACGATATCAAAGACTTCATCCAGAAGCTCAACGCCAAGACCGGCAAACAATACCGCCTGCCGAGTGAAGCAGAATGG is a genomic window containing:
- a CDS encoding SUMF1/EgtB/PvdO family nonheme iron enzyme, whose translation is MTNRILLILRIIVLSVIVPCFIGRAIALAESQREQLSQMVEQLQKTPGDNALREKIIRLAQELKPAPALPEEAERHMAYGTAAFTAAKSLADYKESVKEFEQAILAAPWYGDAYLNLGVAQDKAENYEAALRSLKLALLALPDDKQIKGLLYQVEYRNKKAQATPKPGESFRDCTDCPEMVIIPPGSLAMGKTEVTQGQWRAVMGNNPSSFKNCGDNCPVENVSWNDIKDFIQKLNAKTGKQYRLPSEAEWEYACRAGGQQEYCGSNNLDAVAWYEGNSGGSTHPVAGKQPNAFGLYDMSGNVWEWVEDCYSGDCVNRVIRGGSWYGKTALLLASYRLWFEPTHKFFNDGFRMALPVK